CTGTTCCGGTTGCGATGACTGCTTCCTGAGCCACACCAGTTTCGCGGGCTTTTTTTATAGCGGTCTGCCCGGCCACGTGTTGCAGCGGGCGGGAAATTTCCATTGCTTCAAGGGCCGGTTCAAGGGCACCGAGATCGTACCTGACTCCAAAGCAGTCGTGGGCATAGAGTCTGGCCGAAACTTTCATCATGTCGGCCGAGACCTTGATCAACGGCTCTACCATGACCTGCTGGTCTTGTATTTTGACCAGGCCGTAAATATCGGCAACAAGTTTTCTGCTTTCTGCATCAAGGGTGCAGTTGCGGTTATCTGCATCTGCAAGGGCAAGCGGCTTGGGGGTATGGGTCTCTTCGGCAGGAATTTCGTCGCCATCCAGATTTCTGCCGCATGATGCAGGGATCGCCTCACTAAGGGTGCCGAATTCCATGTCCGGCATTACCGGAAAATTCAGGTCCGCGTCAGTGATGATCTGTCCGTCTATGGCATTCTGGGGATATATGGCCCGCACAAGGGCTACATTGATGATGCTTTTGCCTTCCCCGGCCCTTTTCAGAGCGAACATGGCTCCGTCGTGGTCCAGTTCGCCGTTTATGCCGGAACGTTCCAGTTCGGATTTCATAAATTCAAGGGAAAGAGGAGTTCCTTCCCCTTCCGCAGGGGTGTAGGAAGAAACAAAGGCAGCCATTTTATCCGGGGTGAGCTGGAATTCCAGCACGGCATCACGGTTTTCAACAGCAGTATTGTTCTGCTTGTTGCGAAGGTCTGCTCCCCGTGCAGATGTCGCTTGCTCAGTCATGGATCACATTACCCGTGTATGCAGCAATTGCCGTTAAGCCGGAATTGGAAAATATTTATTTATTAATTTACCCTATATTAGATTCAGTCAATGTTCAAATACTACTGATATAAGCTTTTTCGACAGTTTTTTATTTTGCTTTATGCATTACCCAGACCAGTTCTTCGAGCATGGAGAGGAGTTTTGCGTAAATTCCACCTGCTCCGGGAGGAGGACCGAAAAGTCCGTTGCGTTGCTCCTGCAATGCCTTGGGGAATATAGTATCAGGCTCAAGGGTGCGCATGGTCATGGCGAAACGTTCTGCGAGAAGATATCCGGTAACCCCTTCTTCAAAGACGTCCATGTATTTCATAAATTCATCTTTGCAGCTGTTCCATAATTCAATGGAAGCATCATTGGGATTGTGGGTGGTTACTTTGCAAATAAGTGCATAGAGGCTGTTTAATGCCGCGCCGGGAATACCGCGCCTCCAGCCAAGCAGCCACGGGTTGCGCCAGAAGAGCAGAAAATGTCCCTGTCCGGTGGCGATGATCTTTTCAAGGGATTTGCGTACTGAGACAAGGTCCGGGTCTTCCCATTCAATGGGGGTGTCGGCCAGTTCCCATGCCGGAAGAGTTGGCCGTTCCTGCGTTTCCTGTCCCTGCATGCAGTCGAGAATATGTGAAAGCCAGATATTGGCCTGCGGAGATGCGGGAGTTTCAAGGTGTGGGTAGCTGAGGATGAAATTTCCTTTCCCGGTCTGTCCGGAAATCACAGCCGGACGGTCATGCAGAAATTCCGGCAGAAGGGATATTCCGTACATGTTCCGCCAGTCATTAAGGGTGCCTTCGGGAAGTGAATTGATGCACAGGTCGGCCACCCAGAAGTCGTTGCCCGGTTCGCGGTAACGGCCCAGTGCAGTTGTAGAGTCTCGCTCATTGGGAGAAAATTGTCCCGGCCACCAGACCGGAATAAGTGCGCTTTCACCAAGACAGTCCGGTACCAGCGGATTGGACTGGTCCAACTGAACGTTGATGTGTCCGCTTAAAAAATGATGCAGCCTGTTTTCAAAACCCTTGCGCTGCCAGCAGCTTAAGCCCAATCCTCCGGCATCGGACAATCCCAGTCCGGCTCCGCCGCAAAAACCGAGGTAGTTACCGCCCTCGCCTACATATTTCTGGACTTCGAGGATTCCCGGTCCGCCGAGGCGCATGGCCTTGCCTTTGGCCCAGCCGCCGGGAACGATAAGTGCCGCCGGAGGCTTGCCTGAAAGCAGTCCTTGCGCTATTTGATGCCCACGCACCAGTTCGTGGTCGATGTTCCATGCTTCAAGGGCTCTTTTTACCAGCAGTCCCCAGATGTGGGAGTCGTCCCATAATATATAGATACTTGACATGTTCGTGTCTCTTTATAAGTGTGTGTAGCGCAAGTTGACGAGGCGGGTGCTTCTGTCTGTGACCCCTGACCCGTAAATACACGGAAAATCAGGGCAGGCAAAGCACATCTTTTTTAAAAAATATTATTATAAAACCAACTTAGCATAAATTACGCATCGGGAAGCCGGGAAACGGTGACCCGCTATGTGTTCTTTTGCTTAAGAATTTATATTTGAACAGGAGTCCTTACATGGCGGAATCAAATCTCCCCAAAGGTTATGAACCTTGGGATGTAGAAAAAAAGTGGCTTGACCACTGGGAAGAAAACAAGACCTTCACCCCCGATCCCGAAGCAGACGGCGATCCTTACTCCATCGTGATTCCGCCGCCCAACGTCACCGGTGTGCTGCATATGGGCCATGCCCTGAACATCACCCTGCAGGATATCCTCTGTCGCTACCAGCGTCAGCAGGGCAAGAACGTTCTTTGGGTTCCGGGCACCGACCATGCAGGCATCGCCACCCAGAACGTTGTTGAGCGTCAGCTCAAGACCGAAGGTAAGACCCGTGACGACCTCGGCCGTGAGAAATTCATCGAGCGCGTCTGGGAATGGAAGGAAGAGAAGGGCGGCCATATCCTCAAGCAGATCCGCCGCATGGGCGCATCCGTAGACTGGGACCGCGAGTGCTTCACCTTTGATGAAGATCGCGCCAAGGCTGTACGCAAGGTTTTCGTTCAGCTTTACGAAGAAGGTCTCATCTACAAAGGCAACTACATCATCAACTGGTGTAACCGCTGCCACACCGCCCTTGCTGATGACGAAGTGGAACACTCCCCCAAACCGGGCCATTTCTACAATCTCAAGTATAAGCTTTCCGACGGTTCCGGCGAACTGACCATCGCCACCACCCGTCCCGAAACCATGCTCGGCGATACCGCCATCTGCGTTAACCCCGAAGATGACCGCTACAAGCATCTCATCGGCAAGACCGCGATCCTGCCCATCGTAGGACGCGAACTGCCCATCATCGGTGATTCCTACGTAGACATGGAATTCGGTACCGGTGCGCTGAAGGTTACTCCCGCTCACGACATGAATGACTGGGAACTGGGCCGCAAGCATAACCTTGAAGTTATTTCCGTGTTCGACGAAGACGGCAACATCAATGAAAACGGTCCTGAGAAATATCAGGGCATGTACAAGGACGATTTGCGCAAGGTTATCGTTGAGGACCTCAAAGCTGAAGGCTACCTCATCTCCATCGATGATCACGAGCATTCCGTGGGTGAATGTTATCGCTGTAAATCCACCATCGAGCCGCATGTTTCCGAACAGTGGTTTGTGGCTATGAAGCCGCTGGCTGAAAAAGCCCGCGCCGCTGTTCCTTCCGAAACCAAAATTTTCCCTAACAACTGGGAAAAGGTCTACTACGAGTGGCTGGACAACATCCGCGACTGGTGCATCTCCCGTCAGATCTGGTGGGGACACCGTATCCCGGCTTGGACCTGTGAAGAGTGCGGCGAACTCATTGTTTCCAATGAAGATCCCAGCAAGTGTACCAAGTGCGGTTCTTCCAAGCTTACTCAGGAAGAAGACGTACTTGATACCTGGTTTTCTTCCGCTCTCTGGCCTTTCTCCACTCTGGGCTGGCCTGAAGAGACTCCGGAACTTGCCAAGTACTACCCCACATCCGTGCTGATCACCGGATTCGACATTCTTTTCTTCTGGGTCGCACGCATGATGATGATGGGTATCCACTTTCAGGACCAGATTCCTTTCCACCACGTTTACATTCACGCCCTTGTGCGTGACGAACACGGCAAGAAGATGTCCAAGTCCACCGGTAACGTCATCGATCCGTTGGAAATGTCCGACAAGTACGGTACTGACGCCCTGCGTTTTACCCTTACTTCCTTTGCCGCCATGGGCCGCGATATCAAGCTTTCCGAGCAGCGCATTGACGGTTATCGCAACTTCGTGAACAAAATCTGGAACTCCGCACGTTTCGCGCTCATGAACCTCGACGGCAAGAAGCCTGAAGCGTCCCTCGAAGATGCATCCGGCCTCGCCAACGAGTGGATTCTGCACCGTCTCGAAGAAGTCAAGGACACCATGCGCGAAGCAGTGGAAGCCTACCGCTTCAACGAAGTGGCCCAGACCATGTACAGGTTCATCTGGAACGAGTTCTGTGACTGGTATCTCGAAATGATCAAGCCGGATCTTTACAGCGACGATGCAAGCCGCAAAGACGCAACCCTGAAGGTGCTCTGGACCGTTCTTTCCGAGACCATGGTCCTGCTGCACCCGACCATGCCTTTCGTCACTCAGGAAATCTGGTCTGTACTGCCCGGAATTGAGAACAACGACATCGCCACCGTTGCTTACCCTGAAAAGCGCGACAACTGCCGCAATGAAAAAGCCATCGCAGATATGGAACTTTTTCAGGGTCTTGTTTCCGCCGTACGTAACATCCGTACCGAGCTGATCATTGCTCCTTCCAAGAAGCTGGAGCTCATCGTGCGCACTGCCAATGAGCAGTCCGCCGCGCTGATCAACGACAACATCGATCTGTTTAAAGCTCTGGCCCGTCTGGACAGCGTAACCGCAGGTCCCGACGCAGAAGGTCCCAGCGCATCCGGTACCGCAGTTGTGCAGGGTAACGAACTCTTCGTACCTCTCGCAGGCGCAGTGGACTTCGAGTCCGAACTTGCCCGTCTGGACAAGGAATTCGCCAAGCTGGACAAAGATCTCGTAATAATCGAAAAGAAACTTTCCAACAAAGGCTTTGTCAGCAACGCTCCCGCAGCTGTTGTGGAAAAAGAAAAAGCCCGCTTGGAAGAGATTAACGATAAGAAAGCAAAGCTTACCGAGCTGAAAGATCGTCTCGTAAGCGTAATGGAATAGCTTATAGCCTCCGGCGGCCCTTCGGGGACCCTGCCGGGGGCCTTAAACCCTTTTCCAAAAGGGTTTAAGAATCCCAAAACGCTTTATTAGGGCTTCGCCGCTTTAATGCGCTAAATGCGACAGCCTATTAAAAGTTTTTGAAGAGTCCAGAGAAACTTTTTTCAAAAAGTTTCTTTGGCCGCCGGCGGCGAAATCAATTCGTCAAAAGCGCATAGCGCATCAAATTGCCTTTAACCAGAGAGGGTTCAAATATGGGTTTGGTATATCTGATTGGAGCTGGACCGGGTGATCCGGGGCTGTTGACTGTTAAAGCTAAAGAAGTCTTGGAAACAGCGGATGTGCTTATCTACGACTACCTGGCAAACATTGAATTTCTGAACTACTGCAAAGCTGATTGCGAAATTTTGTACGTAGGTAAAAAAGGCGGCGACCACACCCTGCCGCAGGATAAAATCAACGAACTCATCGTTGAGAAAGCCAGCGAAGGCAAAGTCATCGCCCGCTTGAAAGGCGGCGATCCCTATGTCTTTGGTCGCGGCGGCGAAGAAGCTGAAGAGCTGGTCGAAGCCGGAATCGACTTTGAAGTCATTCCCGGTATCACTGCTGGTGTTGCTGCACCCGCTTACGCAGGTATCCCGGTAACCCACCGCGATTTCACCACCTCCGTATGCTTCATCACCGGACACGAAGATCCCACCAAGGAAAAGTCCGGTCACAACTGGGCCGTTTACGCTAAATCCACCAGCACCCTCGTTTTCTACATGGGCGTGAAAAACCTGCCCATGATCGCGGAAAACCTGATCAAGAACGGACGTGATCCCGAAACTCCGGTGGCCCTCGTTCGCTGGGGTACCCGCTGCAACCAGCAGTCTTTTGTCTCCACCCTCGAAAATGTTGCCGAGGAAGCAAAAGAGCGCAAGTTCAAGGCTCCTTCCATCATCGTTGTGGGCGGCGTCTGCTCTCTGCATGACAAGTTGGCATGGTTTGAGAAGAAACCCCTGCTCGGGAAAGGCGTTGTGGTTACCCGCGCCCGTGAACAGGCCAGCGGTCTTGTTTCCACTCTCGGCAAGCTCGGTGCCTGCGTGCATGAGTTCCCGACCATCAACATCGAGCCAGTTGCTGATTACTCCGACGTTCAGGCCGAGATCAAAGGGCTGTCCAGCTGGGATTGGCTGATTTTCACTTCCGTGAACGGCGTGAAACATTTCTTCAGCCAGATGGACGAAGCAGGTCTCGACGCCCGCGCTTTT
This sequence is a window from Desulfovibrio sp. JC010. Protein-coding genes within it:
- the cobA gene encoding uroporphyrinogen-III C-methyltransferase; the protein is MGLVYLIGAGPGDPGLLTVKAKEVLETADVLIYDYLANIEFLNYCKADCEILYVGKKGGDHTLPQDKINELIVEKASEGKVIARLKGGDPYVFGRGGEEAEELVEAGIDFEVIPGITAGVAAPAYAGIPVTHRDFTTSVCFITGHEDPTKEKSGHNWAVYAKSTSTLVFYMGVKNLPMIAENLIKNGRDPETPVALVRWGTRCNQQSFVSTLENVAEEAKERKFKAPSIIVVGGVCSLHDKLAWFEKKPLLGKGVVVTRAREQASGLVSTLGKLGACVHEFPTINIEPVADYSDVQAEIKGLSSWDWLIFTSVNGVKHFFSQMDEAGLDARAFAGIEIAAIGPATADALVEKGIKPDFVPEKYVAEGVVAGLLEKGIKGKKVLIPRAKIAREVLPEELRKAGAEVKILPVYETGLSENDPGPIAEALEAGKIDYLTFTSSSTVENFFNLIEPEVFHKYKDSVKIACIGPITAKTLEGFGYEPDIQPEDYTIPALVDTLVQEA
- a CDS encoding valine--tRNA ligase gives rise to the protein MAESNLPKGYEPWDVEKKWLDHWEENKTFTPDPEADGDPYSIVIPPPNVTGVLHMGHALNITLQDILCRYQRQQGKNVLWVPGTDHAGIATQNVVERQLKTEGKTRDDLGREKFIERVWEWKEEKGGHILKQIRRMGASVDWDRECFTFDEDRAKAVRKVFVQLYEEGLIYKGNYIINWCNRCHTALADDEVEHSPKPGHFYNLKYKLSDGSGELTIATTRPETMLGDTAICVNPEDDRYKHLIGKTAILPIVGRELPIIGDSYVDMEFGTGALKVTPAHDMNDWELGRKHNLEVISVFDEDGNINENGPEKYQGMYKDDLRKVIVEDLKAEGYLISIDDHEHSVGECYRCKSTIEPHVSEQWFVAMKPLAEKARAAVPSETKIFPNNWEKVYYEWLDNIRDWCISRQIWWGHRIPAWTCEECGELIVSNEDPSKCTKCGSSKLTQEEDVLDTWFSSALWPFSTLGWPEETPELAKYYPTSVLITGFDILFFWVARMMMMGIHFQDQIPFHHVYIHALVRDEHGKKMSKSTGNVIDPLEMSDKYGTDALRFTLTSFAAMGRDIKLSEQRIDGYRNFVNKIWNSARFALMNLDGKKPEASLEDASGLANEWILHRLEEVKDTMREAVEAYRFNEVAQTMYRFIWNEFCDWYLEMIKPDLYSDDASRKDATLKVLWTVLSETMVLLHPTMPFVTQEIWSVLPGIENNDIATVAYPEKRDNCRNEKAIADMELFQGLVSAVRNIRTELIIAPSKKLELIVRTANEQSAALINDNIDLFKALARLDSVTAGPDAEGPSASGTAVVQGNELFVPLAGAVDFESELARLDKEFAKLDKDLVIIEKKLSNKGFVSNAPAAVVEKEKARLEEINDKKAKLTELKDRLVSVME
- a CDS encoding BPL-N domain-containing protein — encoded protein: MSSIYILWDDSHIWGLLVKRALEAWNIDHELVRGHQIAQGLLSGKPPAALIVPGGWAKGKAMRLGGPGILEVQKYVGEGGNYLGFCGGAGLGLSDAGGLGLSCWQRKGFENRLHHFLSGHINVQLDQSNPLVPDCLGESALIPVWWPGQFSPNERDSTTALGRYREPGNDFWVADLCINSLPEGTLNDWRNMYGISLLPEFLHDRPAVISGQTGKGNFILSYPHLETPASPQANIWLSHILDCMQGQETQERPTLPAWELADTPIEWEDPDLVSVRKSLEKIIATGQGHFLLFWRNPWLLGWRRGIPGAALNSLYALICKVTTHNPNDASIELWNSCKDEFMKYMDVFEEGVTGYLLAERFAMTMRTLEPDTIFPKALQEQRNGLFGPPPGAGGIYAKLLSMLEELVWVMHKAK